In Asterias rubens chromosome 2, eAstRub1.3, whole genome shotgun sequence, the sequence agggcgtgcatttttaattttttggtcTGTGTGACCAGGCCTTCTCATGggtacgaaaaaaaaaatggctgacCTGTTGTCCCAGAAGTGAATATGTACAGAGCATCGACATCGTTTGGTAGTTCATCACGTACATTCCTTGGAATAGGATCGCTGCGTTCGTTCCAAGTATCCACATGGGTCATTCGATCAGGAAGGGCTCCCTCTGGTGAGACTTTCCCAATCACCAAAACCTCCACGCCCATGGCATCTAGTTCAGTCATGATAGAGTCTAGAGCCTCAATTAGAAGCGTGTCTGGATACACAAAGAAACGTCAGATTAATTTATGCTATGAGTGTATTTATTATATAAACACAATTTTCAATACACATTTTAAGTGGTGCTGTAGTTGGCAGTGGTACTGTTTACACTTGGCGAAACAAAGTTCATCTTTATAAAGATATGTTCATCTGAAGGTCCAATTttcaattcaaactcacatttatttatatatttcatgAACTGAGTACCAAGCCATAACAATAACTTTAAAGTAACCAATAAACATTGCTATTTTACAAGGCTGAgaatattataatttgtttagtcTGGAAGTTTGCAGATATCAATAACTAAAACAAGGGACAAAAACAACGTTGATAACAAAAATTCCAACCAATCTCGAGGGGCTAAATATTTGACGTTAAAATTAGTTATTAATTCACTATGAAGTGATTTTGTGCAGTCAGATTTATTAAAAGTCTGTCCCGCTCATTTTGCTCATCGGGCCGGTGTCAATACCCAGGTTACTCCCCTCCAGCTATCGTTTGTACCCATTATGTACTCCTATgtggaaagaagcaattatgaaaAAGTGCTTTCCTCAATGATTAGTGTCGCGACTGgccaggccaggattcgaacccacattctgttaTTTACACCCCCGTCAACTAGAGTAGGGTTGTTTCCATTACGtcattttgtttgaaacttAAAGTTAATATACCTTTGCCACATGTAATCGCCTTCACCTTGCAAGCTCTGATACCATGCAGCAGTGCATCCCCTCTGAGATTATAATTCAAGAAAGCAATCTTCAGACCCAGTTTGTTGAAGGCCAACCAAGTAAGAATGAAACTGGGTTCATTCATCATGAAAATAGCTGCAGTATCTCCACAAGCTAACGTCCGACGTCGATGTAAGAATCTAGCCAACTTGTTGGCTTCTTTATCCAAGTCACCATAAGTATGAACCCCGTCTTTGTACAAAACGAAAGCCTTCTCTGGTGTTTTCTGTGCATGCTCCTCGAAGAAGTCCATGAGTTTGATTCCTCGTTGTTGCAGAGTCTCCTGGGTCCTTTCCAGTGATTTTGTCCTCATGATTTCACCTATGTCCTGAAACACCGTAGGTCCGTATTTGAGACGGAGGTACGAGGCGAGGGCAACTGGGATACCAGTGGTCAACGAAGCTGCGACTGCCTTGGCAACTTTTCGACTGTCAGACATAATTGGAACAGTCACCAGTgtgtaacacaaacaaaatggcctATGTACTAGTTTGCAAATGCCTTGATAACCTGTTGACCGACACACTTATTGGAAGAGTCAGTGCAACCCAAACAAGCTTGACCTTTATGCTGTCATGTAATAAGCATTCAATCATACGTTAGAACGAATACTTTTTGCCAAAGTGTGTAGTATTTAATGTAAGGTTTTTGACAACAATATCTCAGTAGAACTCTGTTTACTGGAGCGAAAGGATCGCACAGAATGGTGTGACTGGATCAACAACAGCACACATAAACCTGGGTTCAAACCCACAGACCCACTTGTGCTGTTCAGGTTTACTGTAGTCACTGTTTTGAGTGCTTCGGCTCCAGTACACTGATGGCTGTAAAAACAGGTATTATGCATTATCTCATTAGATAAACCAAAACGTACTTGTTTGCTCTATGATGGTTTATCTTAGATATGGGTTCCCTGTTATTTATTGCTCTTTGGCCATGTGTCATCACAGCTATACTGCGTGATGTTAAAACAATAGTCTTGACTCAAGTCGGATTTTCAACTTGATTCTACAGACAATCGCGACATAACCGTGGGCACCAATTGAGGGCGTTGTCGCAACATGTTTTTACATAATACACTCGGGTTTTTTTTATGCGTGgttcagataaggccgaaaaagactgaatttcagaagccatTTGGACTAACTATATattcaaattgaggtcacgctTGAAAAACGATGCTTATCAGTGCAGATAGATCACAAAGGAAACGAATGCACTGTGGGTATATTAAAATTGAGGTCACACTTGAAAAACGATGCTCATCAGTGCatataaatcacaaaggaaacgAATGCACTGTGGGTCTCCTATATTTTTCAACACCAAAGTCTATACTCTCATCGACTACAACGTGTAAAATCTACAGAATTGAACAAAtttcaacaacaccaacaactaCTAAACTCATTATGTTGAACCAAATCGTAGACTTGCTCCAGATGGTTGGTTGGCAAACGGCTGTTCTCTTCCTCGTTGTGTTCTTCATTGGACTGTACTGGATTCAGCAGCCTGTGAATCTTCCACCAGGACCGACTGGTTGGCCAGTCGTAGGCTGTGCACTAAAAGTCAAATCAGGAGAAACTCATATTGCTTTCACCAATTGGTCCAAGCAGTATGGGGTAGTGTTTAGTGTACGACTTGGCCCTCAGCTCTTCGTAGTTCTGAATGATTTACGCAGCATCAAGAAGGCCTTGCACGAGCAAGCTGATGACTTCTCCGATAGACTGGTTGTAGATTTTGCGAAACTACTGGGAGTGGAaggttttcactctttttttataacaaacaacctgttaaatttacaaaatgtactttaCTTTTCTCTTACCAATACTTTATTTTCCACATAATCATGACAATACATAGATATGAAATAACAGAATAGATGGTTATTTATAGTATTAACCATAGTATAACCAACAATCATGGATGATTTCGATGATTTGTGATTAAATGGGTAAGGACGTATAACATTGTGACTTTATTGTCTCCTTTATAATAGGCAGTGTCGTTTTTGAAAATGGCACTGTTTGGAAGGAGCGTCGTCGGTTTGGTCTCGGGGCTCTGAGAAGCTTTGGTATGGGCAAGAAAAGCATCGAGCATTCCATCAACGAGGAATCACGGTACCTCCTCGACGGCTTTGCTGACAAACAAGGAAAACCATTCGATGCCACACACCTCATCAATAATGCCGTCTCCAACATCATTTGTAAAATTTGCTTCGGTTACAGGTTTGACTACTCCGACCCCAAGTTCGCTGAGCTTATTGCTATTCTCGGAGAGCAATTGTCCGATAGCTCGTCTCTGTTTGCTAACTTTAAGTCGGCTGCGTCTGAAGCTCGGACAAAACGAAATGCCGAATTCATCATTGATTTTGTCCGTAAAATAGTCCAGGTATAAAATGCATGTTAATTCATTCAAATATTGCCttctttgtatttctttttataGCATTATGTTGTGCACTATCCACAACAAACCTCTCCCGACGCCCCTCTCTGAccgaaggggggggggcgggggtacGGGGATTTATGTTTTACCAGTTCATGTGTATGTTTTCATCTCGATGGTGATGTTTTAAGTAGTCTAAAGTGTTCATTTCCCAGAGTTTATCATCGTACTTTGTTGTATGTGCATCTTTCTAATTTTACACTTCAAGGACCACCATCAATCATATGATGAAAATGACATCCGGGATATTATTGACATGGGAATAGCCGAGGTCAAGCAGTCAAAGAGCAAGGAAAAACATGGTGGTCGAAATAAGAAGGAGTTCTTCAACGACGGTGCACTTATTCGAAGTGTTATATTTTTATTCATCGCTGGTACCGATACAACGACCCAAACTCTGCTTTGGACTTTGATGTACATGGCTCTACATCCTGATGTGCAAAAGAAGGTACAgtcattttaaacttttgtggATCATGTTTTGCtatgttttattgtttcttttgacATGTCTTGAGTTCCTACTCAACTTGGCTATAGTTATATTGGTGTCAGATGTTTGAGCTCACCTATCGCGTGTGCTCGATTAGCATCCCCTGAGCCCCGTCAAGGGCTTAATGGgatactttggaacgctaggtggcagcagactttccagGTTTTACCTGgcgtgtctgctgccacctagcgtcccaaaagttcCCTTTTGGTTGACCGTGATCCCGTGCCCAAAATCATATTTTGAGAACCCAGGCTTGTAATATTCGTGAACATCGAATGAAGCCCCATccaattagtcaaaataatgtgTACAGTAGAATTGAGCTTATAATGGATGCTCCATCGTGATTACCAAACAGGTCCAGTCTGAAATTGATGAGGCCATTGGAGGGAGTCGTCAACCACTAATGACCGACAGTCCTAACATGCCGTACACTAATGCCGTTATAATGGAGATGCAACGCATGCGTCCTGTGGCGCCTTTAGCTATTCCCCGCAAAACTAGGGACGACACGACGCTGGACGGGTACACAATTCCGTCAAACACGTGTAAGTAGCTTTCAAAATATTagctttttatttaaatgaaaatttaaacaaGACACGACTTTCTTTTAGTTGTAAATTGTCTCTCCATATCTGCTTCTTCTTATATATATGTATAAAGGCGTGTTTGTCAACATCTGGGCAGTACACCATGATCCTGCGACGTGGACAGAGCCAGAAAAATACAACCCAGCCCGGTTCCTCTCTGCTGATGGCAAGAGTGTCATTCAACATGGGTCACTCATTACATTTGGAACaggtaggaaatggttttcttttcttttcacatCAGGCAGAAAAGGGATACTTTTGGgacgctgggtggcagcagacttaccagataaaaGCATGACAATTTTCCCGATGTATCTGATGCCCCTCATTCGTGTTCCAAAGTCTTCCATTGCGAATGAATGCAAGCCGAAGAGTGTAATCGTAAAGGCTTAGTTTACCACATTTCGCCATAGTCTAACACAACagtttatttttgaaattatttacaGGTCGCCGTGCCTGCATGGGAGAAAATCTCGCTAAATCCGAGCTCTTTATTTTCTTTGTCAACATCCTTCAACGATTCACTGTTACCTTTCCAGAGGGTAAAGCGACCCCGTCACAGGATGGATCGGCTGGTGCTATACTTGGCCCGAGACCATACGAACTGTGTGGCACCATCAGACGTACATAAATGTTTCAGATTTGGATCTGCGCTCTGTCAATCAAGCCTCGTGCAGTCTGCTTATTGCCGTGTAGAATTTATATTTGttaatatcttttttttctgttttcgtgaagttttttaAGTTGATATAAAGGTTTTCTTGGTCCTTTTTGGCAGATGAGCAGTCAAATTCATTTTCACGCTCTCGAATTAAAGCTTTTTTGTCTCTCCAGCTGtaactgcgtttcaaattcagaattcggccattcaatttcggtTTGAGTCGAGTCACACGCCTCAaaaagcgtctgcgaatttgaatgctgcttggATGGATTGTTAAATcgattgattattttgttaaatcgaatgacgcaacattacattcgACTAATCAtgaaacgaaatcgaatgacccttttctgtagcattcgatttcgtgcgaaatagaattgtttggtggttgctcatttgccgaaattgacggAGAAAACTCTATGTAGCACCGAGAATGATCAATCTTTCAGAGACCTAAATTGCGTTGCATGAACATAGGATTGTGTAGTTTAAATTAGTGTTTTATTATGTTTAACCCCTGTGTCATGGTTTAAAAGGATGCTCTTTTGGTATTCGTTTTATATTTGGCTTGAGAGGGTTTTTAAATCCATTCGTGTTGGGATTAAGGGTTATTTATTGTTGTCACTGCCTtctgtttttattgtgttttattgGTGTTGATTTTGCGAGGTTCTCGATTGTtggtgttttaatgttttctgttgTGTGATTTTTATAGTGTTTGAATTCAATGTCCTTTTAAGAAACATATTGGCCTACCTATATTGTTATCATTGGtgggggtctggttttacacatctgaGATGACAGTTTATACTTTTAACAATAAATATatcctttttttaatgtaaaaaatatctgaataataaaataatgccGAGACGCACCGTACACGTGTACTTACTTGAATCCTTGTCAGATTTAAAGTTACCTGCTCGACTTTTGTATTCTCCCCTATAAAAGGGCTGGTTTCCACAGCAACCGCAAAACAACAAGATCCTTGAAACTTATTTCTTTGATGTATTATACCTTGTATTAAATTCCATGAATACTGCGTACTGAATTTCACACAGTTTAAGTTGGAATGTTTCATTTTGCCTTTAGACTATTTTTCTCAAACTAAATTCATATTCACATAGGATTGTGTTGTTTAAATAATGAATttagttcaaatatttttatgagaaattacttcttaaaaaaaactacgttatttcaaaagaaaccgtttctcataatgttttatactataaacagctctccattgctcgttaccaagtaagttcttacgctattaaatttttgtttgagtaattaccattagtgtccaaggcttttcgggggggggggggtacatttGGTCTCGAGCCCCGACCCCGatcataaaacatatttatttaaCAAGTTAACCTCCATACAAGTGCTTCATTGTTGATCTTTGTGCAAcaagaatgggagactttttgggacgcttggtggcagcagacttaccagggaaaattcattgttctcggtcatgtgcgcacacTCAGAACTACGTAACTGTGGAAatgtacctggtaagtctgctgccacatagcgtttcaaagtctcccattgctcaACCACATTGACCCCATAGTTTCTACACTTTATACCGAACGTTATttacgatgacgtcattatttgCAGTTTACTGCCCTACCAAATAATTAAGTGACGACCTCTATTTCTTTTTACAATGATGTAATAATTGACCAAAATGATGATTTAACTGTGCTCAAGTGCCCGGTGTTCCATTCATCTATACTCCCTTTATCTATACTGGGTAAGACACGACACAAGGGCAGTAAAACCTACTGGAATCCGGTGCGTTGCGGCTGGTCTTTAAAGGGTTCAGGTGTTTTCTGTTTCAGAAagtttccacagatttacatgaaactttatCTCGGTTttaagataataattattacttgctgaggtgatgtattttttgagaaaatagtaaaacaatttcatgaaaagtACCCAAGCAAACACCTTTTTTAAGTATTTAGTATTAAGAACAGCTTTGGCGGAGTACATTGCTGTATCCGCATTAGTAACTAAACTACCACTGACATCTAAATAGTTTACCTGATGTGAGAGTATCTAAAAGGAATCTTTTACCACATTTCTAAGAGTAAATTAGAAGGAGCTTTAGGTGCGTCTGGTGAC encodes:
- the LOC117305170 gene encoding cytochrome P450 2U1-like, which encodes MLNQIVDLLQMVGWQTAVLFLVVFFIGLYWIQQPVNLPPGPTGWPVVGCALKVKSGETHIAFTNWSKQYGVVFSVRLGPQLFVVLNDLRSIKKALHEQADDFSDRLVVDFAKLLGVEGSVVFENGTVWKERRRFGLGALRSFGMGKKSIEHSINEESRYLLDGFADKQGKPFDATHLINNAVSNIICKICFGYRFDYSDPKFAELIAILGEQLSDSSSLFANFKSAASEARTKRNAEFIIDFVRKIVQDHHQSYDENDIRDIIDMGIAEVKQSKSKEKHGGRNKKEFFNDGALIRSVIFLFIAGTDTTTQTLLWTLMYMALHPDVQKKVQSEIDEAIGGSRQPLMTDSPNMPYTNAVIMEMQRMRPVAPLAIPRKTRDDTTLDGYTIPSNTCVFVNIWAVHHDPATWTEPEKYNPARFLSADGKSVIQHGSLITFGTGRRACMGENLAKSELFIFFVNILQRFTVTFPEGKATPSQDGSAGAILGPRPYELCGTIRRT